From the genome of Saccharomyces paradoxus strain CBS432 chromosome XII sequence:
tatactattaaatagatgatattagaatttcattccaacattATTAAcgtgattcacagaatgttacttatcctatataatctatataagatctgaatctaactaaagggtggaagcgcggaatctcggatctaaactaatCGTTCAGGTATTATACGTTTGGTtggtttggttcatcttgGGCAAGTAGGTTGCCTAGTATACTCAATATTGTCTGTTTCGGAACTATTCtttcgtacgtgtttcatgttttatgtctaggttggcaaatctagtaatgctgagATATCTCAtttttgagatacaacatAATTAATTATacttgaaaatgataacaCACGTTAAACAATAGTGACTGTTGCAGGTGTAACATTAGCAATTACCCAAGAGGGTAATCTGTTCATAATTAGAGGTAAAATGGATTAGTTGTTGGAACGAGTAGTAATTAATATTAACATGAGTTGCTATGGTAACAATCTAAATGCTTACATCGTATATTAATGTACACCTCGTATATGTTTAAGTGTGATTGCACCTTTTGCAGAAGGAATGTTGAACGAGAAGCTCAGACAATACTGAAGCTGTGTTAAAGATCTATTAGTTGAACATGACATGgtagttatatatatgaggAATATGAGTCGTCACATTAATGTGTAGTAACTACTGGAACcactattatattggtcatAACTAATATGACCAATCGGCGTGTGTTTATATACCCCTCTTATAAAGTATAAGAAGATCCATacttatttcttcattactattattgttaACCTCTAATTATCAACAGTTATTTGTATACAGAGTACACTAAAAGTTCTTGTCGAGGATATGCGAATCTATAAGGGTAAATCGGCATAAAAATACtactatttcttctttctcttgaTACGCTATTATCCGTTATcttattacattatcaatccttcTGTTTCAGTTTTCCACTAGATTCGATGACTGCATATCATCACTTATGCAGTATTCTTACGCAGTATATGGTAGCACGAGTACTGATCAATAGAAGGCAGTTGGTTCTGGTTCCATCAGAGCCCACACAATGAAGACAGTAGCATAATTTCCTCCATTGCTTTTATAAGTCGTCATTAAATGGCTACAtaacattatcaatccttaGGTTTCTGCTTCATAAAAATGCAAAGGATTTGAATACGATTCTGCTCCCCTCATTATTCTCGTCATGTTTAAGCTATGTATATGATAACTTTTGGTAAAATGAATACTATTCAGTGGATGACCGTCAATTTTCATTCCAAAAAAGCTAAATAGCGCCTGTCTTCATACATGAGCACAACTTAGCATTTGTGTGGACACTCGCAGCAACTGATTTCTACGACCAGTATTTTTCGACAGGATTACAAAAGTAACTAATAGGAGAAACCCACAGCGCTATATCAGCGTGTCAGAAAATCAATAGATAGAATATCTGCGATCAGCATATATGGAGAGTATTCAAAAAAGCTCTAACTTTTCACGGTATCATCTCGAATAAtacttcaagaaaaaggaagttCGTTGTGCCTTAAAGAGTGGGTAGCAGCAAAATTAAACTATTCGgacattttcaaattttaaaaCCCTATCAGTCGCCTTGGATAATGATTTTCATTCAACTACCCCGCAATAAGAAGAGTTTAATACCTTCGAAACTAAAGCACTACAAGACGGCGCTGCATTTCTTCCAGATTGATATGGTTTGATataacaagaagaagcacAATCCGTCTATTCATTACGTTAAGATGTTCTCAATTGATCTTTATAACAACATTTCATGACGGGTAAtacctttttttgattttctaaaatattcaatggtaaataaacaaaagttgCTTCTGTTGCAGAAAACATATCAAAGGGGCTAAGGCATCAATATATGTTTTGCTAAGCTCTGCAGAGGGACTTCgacatatttatttttctctcagATAACTGTTATTGTATCTTTTGAGCTGATTACTGGTAAGTTTATATTGGAAGTTTTTTAAGCAATCCATTAGGACCTACAGTTGCTCTTCctggcttttttttttttttttgattttttttgacttccatttcttttgtgATATTAGCTATCCCTGGTTTGGTCTGCAAGTTTATGACAAAAGATATCAGGACGGGCGATTTAGTGTTATGCAAAGTTGGCTCGTTTCCACCTTGGCCGGCTGTAGTATTTCCACAACGATTGCTTCGAAACGATGTATATAGGAAGAGAAAATCCAATTGTGTTGCAGTCTGTTTTTTCAACGATCCAACTTATTATTGGGAACAGCCAAGCAGACTAAAAGAGCTGGACCAAGATACCATTCATAATTTTATATCAGAACATGGTAAAAATGCTAATCAAAGGGAACTGGTTAATGCCTATAAGGAAgcgaaaaattttgatgattttaaCGTatttttgcaagaaaaatttgaggAGGAAAACCGGTTAAATGATTTGATGGCGTTTGAGAAGAGTGAAGGTTCTAAAATTGTCTCCGGGGAAGATCCCTTTATAGGTCGGACAAAAGTAGtgaataaaagaaagaagacTTCCATATCTCCCAGGGACGATGCGGAAGATAAGCAGCAATcaaacgaagaagaaagaaaaccGAATATCAAACcggccaaaaaaaagagaccGATGGCCAATCCGGAAGTTAAATCAAATACtagtaataaaaaaaaagttaaattAGACTATTCCAGGAGAGTAGAAATTTCACAATTGTTTCGCCGTAGGATTCAAAGGAACTTAATTCAGCGAGAATCACCTCCGACTGAGCATGACATCAAGGAAACGCATGAATTATTAAATAGGATATATGAGAATTCAGACAATAAGAAACCCTTTTTTGATTTAAAAGCCCTGCGCGAAAGTAAATTACACAAGCTACTGAAAGCGATTGTTAATGATCCTGACTTAGGGGAATTTCACCCGCtttgtaaagaaattttgctGTCCTGGGCAGACCTAATCACGGAActgaagaaagaaaaattacaGGCATTACCTACGCCttgataatgatatttaTTGAATGGATTCAATATATCAAGGTTTGAATAACCAATTTCGGTTCGTTTCATTTCATTTCATATAGACAGTGTTTTTccgcttttttttgtttgccttctttcttttcacttAATGGTAATCAAATTAAATTAATCATCCATCCACAAAAATTGTATTAGTAAGTCATACGCGTAATTGTCACAGGAAAATATCAAGCGGGCTTTTGTAACGTACCAAATTGTTAGCAACGATCAAGACCGAGACAGAAATCTGAACGTTCACAAGTGGATACAGTCCAGTTAGCACCAATGTTGACGCACTCCTAGATACctacgtatatatataaatattatCTAGAAGTTTAAATTTgatattccttttttaaaatgaataaatgaTAAATACGAAGTTCAGAGTGCGAGATTAGGGTTGCAGGCGTTTGGgttgaaaaaagtataattgataatgaaaacCATGAGATAATctctaaaagaaaataggCCTTAAAGAAACAGATTTCTCGAACGTTTAGATATGAAACTTAATGAGCAAATACCAAAGGACCTGTTACGTTTGATAAAAAGCTCCAAGTATGTTCATGTAGCGACATGCTCGTCAAATTGTGTACCATCTGTTTCGTTAATGCattatatattcatttcaTCTACTGAAACCTTTCATAAGCATGAGCATAGTATAGATATAGACCGTAAtgattatattatattcaCGGTATTCGAAAAATCGGTAACCTTTAGTAATGTCATGAGCAATCCAAATGTTGCGTTGTTATTTCACGATTGGATCACTGCTAAAAATTTAACTcttcgaaaaaaaagcgtgcatgataatgatgattGTTCACTCGTTGAGTCAGAATCTACAAAacttaataattttttacGAGATTTGAATCAAAGTGAATTGAATCAAGTTAGCGCAACTGTCAATGGTATTGCCGATATTGTGGACCCTGATTGCGAAGAATCCACTTATTATAGGCGGTTATTATTAACTGCCAATCCAGACGCAGATATTTTCATACTAGGAGAAGAAACAGCCATAATAAAGgtcaaaattcaaaaaatcaaagtCTCTGATATGGAGAATAACACATCTATTTATGGCCAAACGATACCGCCAGTTTAAGGGAAATATGATAAAAACTATGTGTACCCTAACTAGTATATAAGACCTCTATAAGATCAATAATGAGGATCAGGCAATGGTCCGCGCGCTCCATGTATTGAGAATACTTTAATTTCACAACAGAAATTAAGATAAAtaacttgaaaaatctaCTGAGATTGGTGAAAGCGTTTCATCCGCTTTTTCAGTGTCTCTTGAACGATGGGGTGGAGTGGGACAAGCGGGAGATATGTTTTCCTGTAACGGCTGCATCTCTGGTATCTTTCCATCTCGATTATATGTTTTCATAGGACTTGAAGTGAACAAtgaatttgttcttcttaTTGGAGACGGCGAAAGGTCAATTTTTAGGGGCTTAATCTCATCATTTTCTCTAGCTAGATTGGACATAGTTCTCCTAGATTTGGTATAGGACGGATCAATGTTTGAGGAATCTAACAGATCTTCCAAAATTCTAT
Proteins encoded in this window:
- the PDP3 gene encoding Pdp3p (Component of the NuA3b histone acetyltransferase complex~similar to YLR455W), yielding MTKDIRTGDLVLCKVGSFPPWPAVVFPQRLLRNDVYRKRKSNCVAVCFFNDPTYYWEQPSRLKELDQDTIHNFISEHGKNANQRELVNAYKEAKNFDDFNVFLQEKFEEENRLNDLMAFEKSEGSKIVSGEDPFIGRTKVVNKRKKTSISPRDDAEDKQQSNEEERKPNIKPAKKKRPMANPEVKSNTSNKKKVKLDYSRRVEISQLFRRRIQRNLIQRESPPTEHDIKETHELLNRIYENSDNKKPFFDLKALRESKLHKLLKAIVNDPDLGEFHPLCKEILLSWADLITELKKEKLQALPTP
- a CDS encoding pyridoxal 5'-phosphate synthase (pyridoxal 5'-phosphate synthase~similar to YLR456W) → MKLNEQIPKDLLRLIKSSKYVHVATCSSNCVPSVSLMHYIFISSTETFHKHEHSIDIDRNDYIIFTVFEKSVTFSNVMSNPNVALLFHDWITAKNLTLRKKSVHDNDDCSLVESESTKLNNFLRDLNQSELNQVSATVNGIADIVDPDCEESTYYRRLLLTANPDADIFILGEETAIIKVKIQKIKVSDMENNTSIYGQTIPPV